Proteins encoded within one genomic window of Ailuropoda melanoleuca isolate Jingjing chromosome 16, ASM200744v2, whole genome shotgun sequence:
- the ALDH3B2 gene encoding aldehyde dehydrogenase family 3 member B2 isoform X2, translating into MLAFQAELRGRAPGAPGQLWARGWAVPVVHSGLAPPGSAQKEMGGTHVSEGCRGSRGPLGLPMDPFADTLRQLREAFSSGRTRPAEFRAAQLKGLRRFLQENKQLLQEALKRAGGFVLLDSAFIRKEPFGLVLIIAPWNYPVNLTLVPLVGALAAGNCVVLKPSELSKGTEKVLAEVLPQYLDQGCFAVVLGGPQETRQLLEHKFDYIFFTGNPRVGRIVMAAAAKHLTPVTLELGGKNPCYVDDDCDPQTVANRVALFRYFNGGQTCVAPDYVLCSPDTQERLLPALQTAITRFYGEDPQSSPSLGRIISEKHFQRLRGLLGCGRVAIGGQSDESERYIAPTVLVDVRETEPVMQEEIFGPILPIVNVRSLDEAIDFINRREKPLALYAFSNSNRVVTQILDRTSSGIFGGNQGFLHLILPSLPLGGVGNSGMGRYHGKFSFDTFSHHRAVLLSPSGLEKLNELQYPPYTDLRQQLIGWALGSHGCTLL; encoded by the exons ATGCTGGCATTCCAGGCAGAGCTTCGGGGCAGGGCTCCAGGTGCTCCAGGCCAACTCTGGGCCCGAGGATGGGCGGTGCCAGTGGTCCACTCAGGCCTTGCTCCTCCAGGAAGTGCTCAGAAGGAAATGGGTGGGACGCATGTGTCGGAGGGGTGCAGGGGCAGCCGTGGCCCTCTGGGGTTACC GATGGACCCCTTCGCAGACACCCTGCGGCAGCTGCGGGAGGCCTTCAGCTCTGGGCGGACCAGGCCTGCCGAGTTCCGGGCTGCGCAGCTAAAGGGCCTGAGGCGCTTCCTGCAGGAGAACAAACAGCTTCTGCAGGAGGCGCTGAAGAGGGccgggggg TTCGTGCTGCTGGACTCGGCCTTCATCCGGAAGGAGCCCTTCGGCCTGGTGCTCATCATCGCCCCCTGGAACTACCCCGTGAACCTGACCCTGGTGCCGCTAGTGGGCGCCCTCGCGGCAG GGAACTGCGTGGTGCTGAAGCCATCAGAATTAAGTAAGGGCACAGAGAAGGTTCTGGCTGAGGTGCTGCCCCAATACCTGGACCAA GGCTGCTTTGCCGTGGTGCTGGGAGGGCCCCAGGAGACCAGGCAGCTGCTGGAGCACAAGTTCGACTACATCTTCTTCACGG GGAACCCCCGAGTGGGCAGGATCGTCATGGCTGCCGCCGCCAAGCACCTGACACCCGTCACGCTGGAGCTGGGGGGCAAGAACCCCTGCTACGTGGATGACGACTGCGACCCCCAGACCGTGGCCAACCGCGTGGCCTTGTTCCGCTACTTCAACGGCGGCCAGACCTGCGTGGCCCCCGACTACGTGCTGTGCAGCCCGGACACGCAGGAGCGGCTGCTGCCCGCCCTGCAGACCGCCATCACCCGCTTCTACGGCGAAGACCCCCAGAGCTCCCCGAGCCTGGGCCGCATCATCAGCGAGAAGCACTTCCAGCGGCTGCGGGGTCTGCTGGGCTGTGGCCGCGTGGCCATCGGCGGCCAGAGCGACGAGAGCGAGCGCTACATTG CCCCCACGGTGCTGGTGGACGTGCGGGAGACAGAGCCGGTGATGCAGGAGGAGATCTTCGGCCCCATCCTGCCCATCGTGAACGTGAGGAGCCTGGACGAGGCCATCGACTTCATCAACCGTCGGGAGAAGCCACTGGCCCTGTATGCCTTCTCCAACAGCAACCGG gtAGTGACCCAGATACTGGATCGGACCAGCAGTGGCATTTTCGGAGGCAACCAGGGCTTCCTTCACCTGATTCTGCCATCCCTGCCGCTCGGGGGAGTCG GTAACAGTGGCATGGGAAGATATCACGGCAAGTTCTCCTTCGACACCTTCTCTCACCACCGCGCCGTTCTGCTCTCCCCCTCGGGCCTGGagaagctcaatgaactccaATACCCGCCCTACACTGACCTCAGGCAGCAGCTGAtaggctgggccctgggctcccaCGGCTGCACCCTTCTGTGA
- the ALDH3B2 gene encoding aldehyde dehydrogenase family 3 member B2 isoform X1, whose product MKDEPVSKNLFVLLDSAFIRKEPFGLVLIIAPWNYPVNLTLVPLVGALAAGNCVVLKPSELSKGTEKVLAEVLPQYLDQGCFAVVLGGPQETRQLLEHKFDYIFFTGNPRVGRIVMAAAAKHLTPVTLELGGKNPCYVDDDCDPQTVANRVALFRYFNGGQTCVAPDYVLCSPDTQERLLPALQTAITRFYGEDPQSSPSLGRIISEKHFQRLRGLLGCGRVAIGGQSDESERYIAPTVLVDVRETEPVMQEEIFGPILPIVNVRSLDEAIDFINRREKPLALYAFSNSNRVVTQILDRTSSGIFGGNQGFLHLILPSLPLGGVGNSGMGRYHGKFSFDTFSHHRAVLLSPSGLEKLNELQYPPYTDLRQQLIGWALGSHGCTLL is encoded by the exons ATGAAGGATGAGCCCGTGAGCAAGAACCTG TTCGTGCTGCTGGACTCGGCCTTCATCCGGAAGGAGCCCTTCGGCCTGGTGCTCATCATCGCCCCCTGGAACTACCCCGTGAACCTGACCCTGGTGCCGCTAGTGGGCGCCCTCGCGGCAG GGAACTGCGTGGTGCTGAAGCCATCAGAATTAAGTAAGGGCACAGAGAAGGTTCTGGCTGAGGTGCTGCCCCAATACCTGGACCAA GGCTGCTTTGCCGTGGTGCTGGGAGGGCCCCAGGAGACCAGGCAGCTGCTGGAGCACAAGTTCGACTACATCTTCTTCACGG GGAACCCCCGAGTGGGCAGGATCGTCATGGCTGCCGCCGCCAAGCACCTGACACCCGTCACGCTGGAGCTGGGGGGCAAGAACCCCTGCTACGTGGATGACGACTGCGACCCCCAGACCGTGGCCAACCGCGTGGCCTTGTTCCGCTACTTCAACGGCGGCCAGACCTGCGTGGCCCCCGACTACGTGCTGTGCAGCCCGGACACGCAGGAGCGGCTGCTGCCCGCCCTGCAGACCGCCATCACCCGCTTCTACGGCGAAGACCCCCAGAGCTCCCCGAGCCTGGGCCGCATCATCAGCGAGAAGCACTTCCAGCGGCTGCGGGGTCTGCTGGGCTGTGGCCGCGTGGCCATCGGCGGCCAGAGCGACGAGAGCGAGCGCTACATTG CCCCCACGGTGCTGGTGGACGTGCGGGAGACAGAGCCGGTGATGCAGGAGGAGATCTTCGGCCCCATCCTGCCCATCGTGAACGTGAGGAGCCTGGACGAGGCCATCGACTTCATCAACCGTCGGGAGAAGCCACTGGCCCTGTATGCCTTCTCCAACAGCAACCGG gtAGTGACCCAGATACTGGATCGGACCAGCAGTGGCATTTTCGGAGGCAACCAGGGCTTCCTTCACCTGATTCTGCCATCCCTGCCGCTCGGGGGAGTCG GTAACAGTGGCATGGGAAGATATCACGGCAAGTTCTCCTTCGACACCTTCTCTCACCACCGCGCCGTTCTGCTCTCCCCCTCGGGCCTGGagaagctcaatgaactccaATACCCGCCCTACACTGACCTCAGGCAGCAGCTGAtaggctgggccctgggctcccaCGGCTGCACCCTTCTGTGA